Proteins from a single region of Clupea harengus chromosome 5, Ch_v2.0.2, whole genome shotgun sequence:
- the LOC116220442 gene encoding uncharacterized protein LOC116220442: protein MDVTKYSGESVLLPCSCTDLQAQGRKWFKDSVQGYVRIDLTKPADRIQVTNQDFPGNFSLLISDLTKEDEGWYRCHGKINNYRYFTLTVTDAESRGGTTSPLCIASFISVLLLLLLLGGLAFTFWRYKGQRERQMGNDNRQRRGTDQERDMSATPTYEVLKHRYNAEQMYSTVGQNAGVQMSATSTYEVLQHRYNAEQMYSTIGQNAGVQVGAEYVQAVCVCVSFTCF, encoded by the exons ATGGATGTCACCAAATACTCTGGAGAGTCTGTTCTCCTGCCCTGTTCCTGCACTGATCTCCAGGCTCAGGGTAGAAAATGGTTCAAAGACAGTGTGCAGGGCTATGTGCGGATTGATCTGACTAAACCTGCAGACAGGATTCAGGTGACTAATCAGGATTTTCCTGGAAATTTCTCCCTTCTCATATCAGACCTGACTAAGGAGGATGAGGGTTGGTACAGATGTCATGGTAAAATCAACAACTACAGATACTTCACACTCACAGTTACAG ATGCTGAAAGCAGAGGTGGAACAACATCACCCCTCTGCATCGCAAGTTTCATTTCTGTACTTTTGCTACTGCTGCTTTTGGGAGGACTTGCATTCACCTTCTGGAGATATAAag gacagagagagaggcagatgggGAATGACAACAGACAAAGAAGGGGCACAGACCAAGAACGTGAT ATGTCGGCCACACCAACATATGAAGTTCTTAAGCATCGCTACAATGCAGAACAGATGTACTCGACCGTTGGACAGAACGCTGGAGTGCAG ATGTCGGCCACATCAACATATGAAGTTCTTCAGCATCGTTACAATGCAGAACAGATGTACTCGACCATTGGGCAGAACGCTGGAGTGCAGGTGGGTGCTGAATATGTgcaggctgtttgtgtgtgtgtttctttcacaTGCTTTTGA
- the LOC105909853 gene encoding uncharacterized protein LOC105909853, whose translation MRIIVFFLCWVVRTEAGCRLQVTTYMQVTKYSGESVLLPCSCPVPALQKQGTRWSKEHVPIGPTKPADRIQMTNQDSPGNLSLLISDLTKEDEGNYRCRGHHNSYRDFRLTVTGCTLMEQDTTHEIKRSSGESALLPCSCSSLSTTPESVRWLSTSRSGLYTEISNTTGPYRGRVQMLNRHSPGNVSLLISDLSEKDQGFYSCRIDERSQTHISLLVKDTRSNGETKPPFYIFIIAAVLLLLLLLGGALFLYMRRKGQKGEGTKSGHRDKEEEKDTRVYCIRKDRSKQAEKEDDVTYATVVHVTKPRVVQVEVDTGDGTEYARITTT comes from the exons ATGAGGATTATTGTGTTTTTCCTGTGCTGGGTGGTCAGAACCGAAGCAG GCTGCCGTCTACAAGTCACGACATACATGCAAGTTACCAAATACTCTGGAGAGTCTGTTCTCCTGCCCTGTTCCTGCCCTGTTCCTGCACTCCAGAAACAGGGTACCAGATGGTCCAAAGAACATGTGCCGATTGGTCCCACTAAACCTGCAGACAGGATTCAGATGACTAATCAGGATTCCCCTGGAAATCTCTCCCTGCTCATATCAGACCTGACTAAGGAGGATGAGGGGAACTACAGATGTCGAGGTCACCACAACAGCTACAGAGACTTCAGACTCACAGTTACAG GATGCACTCTAATGGAACAGGACACAACACATGAGATTAAGAGAAGCTCAGGAGAATCTGCACTGCTGCCCTGCTCCTGTTCTTCTCTAAGTACCACACCTGAGAGTGTGAGATGGCTGAGCACCAGCAGGAGTGGATTATATACTGAAATATCCAACACAACTGGACCCTACAGAGGCAGAGTTCAGATGTTAAACCGTCATTCACCAGGAAACGTCTCTCTGCTCATATCAGACCTGAGTGAGAAGGACCAGGGATTCTATTCTTGTCGTATTGATGAACGCTCCCAAACACATATATCCCTCCTGGTCAAAG ACACTCGGAGTAACGGTGAAACCAAACCACCTTTCTACATATTCATCATTGCTGCtgtgctcctgttgctgctgctgctgggaggaGCTCTGTTCCTATACATGAGACGCAAAG GTCAAAAAGGAGAAGGTACAAAATCAGGACACAGGGATAAGGAAGAGGAAAAG GACACCAGGGTGTACTGCATCAGAAAGGACAGATCCAAACAAGCAGAAAAGGAG GATGATGTGACCTACGCAACTGTAGTCCATGTTACAAAACCCAGAGTAGTCCAAGTGGAGGTGGACACAGGTGACGGCACAGAATATGCCAGGATCACAACCACATGA